From the Archangium lipolyticum genome, one window contains:
- a CDS encoding endonuclease/exonuclease/phosphatase family protein translates to MADTPLRIVSYNVRYFGHALRGLASTLGPKRRVAAALAAIDPLPDIICLQEVETQSFRSSVAHRRARPDETQLEAFMRRMEETFANLRRPMPYEAFYFRAHHYKLGEFSLYTTGLAILVNVQRLAVDTHNVDSPHHITHHHVRMLRERKQSRICAHMRLLRRDNGLPLHVFNTHLSLPTPFSRAFWATREKMGNGINQLHEARALAQLVRARAAGEPFLVCGDFNSPPASPVFHYLCDEACLTDAQVAVGQIDPRLSRGFPTAGFMHMRMHLDHIFSGGGVRWLDADETRPFGDTQSRFHGLSDHMPLIARFHLEPPAAHAEAAPPAPG, encoded by the coding sequence ATGGCCGACACGCCTCTACGCATCGTCAGCTACAACGTCCGCTACTTCGGACATGCCCTGCGCGGGCTCGCCAGCACGCTGGGGCCCAAGCGCCGGGTGGCCGCGGCCCTGGCCGCGATCGATCCCCTCCCGGACATCATCTGCCTGCAGGAGGTGGAGACGCAGTCGTTCCGCAGCAGCGTCGCCCACCGGCGGGCCCGCCCCGACGAGACGCAGCTGGAGGCCTTCATGAGGCGCATGGAGGAGACGTTCGCCAACCTGCGCCGGCCCATGCCCTACGAGGCCTTCTACTTCCGCGCCCACCACTACAAGCTGGGCGAGTTCTCGCTCTACACCACCGGGCTGGCCATCCTCGTCAACGTCCAGCGGCTCGCGGTGGACACCCACAACGTGGACTCGCCCCACCACATCACGCACCACCACGTGCGGATGCTGCGCGAGCGCAAGCAGAGCCGCATCTGCGCGCACATGCGCCTGCTGCGCAGGGACAACGGTCTCCCGCTCCATGTCTTCAACACCCACCTGAGCCTGCCCACCCCCTTCTCCCGCGCCTTCTGGGCCACCCGGGAGAAGATGGGCAACGGCATCAACCAGCTCCACGAGGCACGCGCCCTGGCCCAGCTGGTGCGTGCCAGAGCGGCCGGGGAACCCTTCCTCGTCTGCGGGGACTTCAACTCCCCCCCCGCCTCGCCCGTGTTCCACTACCTGTGCGACGAGGCCTGTCTCACCGATGCCCAGGTGGCGGTGGGGCAGATCGATCCACGGCTCTCACGGGGCTTCCCCACGGCCGGCTTCATGCACATGCGCATGCACCTGGACCACATCTTCTCCGGTGGAGGGGTGCGCTGGCTGGACGCCGACGAGACGCGTCCCTTCGGGGACACGCAAAGCCGCTTCCACGGCCTGTCGGACCACATGCCGCTCATCGCGCGCTTCCACCTCGAGCCACCAGCCGCGCACGCCGAAGCCGCCCCTCCCGCGCCAGGCTGA
- a CDS encoding sensor histidine kinase, which produces MSSNDFRELMDAMADPLVACDGGEYVLYLNPAAERLLGWTLPELVGQPFSLLLPSRLCSFDGQTFLRYLLGRRRALSGRPVRTSLLRRGGPEMELEVTVGSSGEVGGERISLVLRRPPEFPDYTQEPMERLSSAVHTRTVSPISAGERAYQLVFENAPLGLLHFDTTPTLLACNDYFVRILGSSKRMLIGLNLLSLQSESIMGCVRDVLDGRHAYFEGDYRAVTSGKVTPVRARFAPCFNEKGEVEGGVGIIEDITAQRSAEAERGRLLREAQEAIRVRDDFLTIASHELKTPLTPLSLRLASLERRLERKEPVDPTLLRHARQHLVRLAALINDLLDASRIEAGRLALHFEPMRLDNIVEHVLTGMDAERGQHRIDYAHPAEPVRIRGDPYRLEQVIANLLENALKYSPGDSTVRVTLDMRGDFALLSVADEGIGIPRDQQELLFERYFRARNVSVTSYGGLGLGLYISRDIVERHGGRIWVESELGRGSTFYVALPLLSEANPTPPEPTHPTTGSPQQVH; this is translated from the coding sequence ATGTCCAGCAACGACTTCAGGGAGTTGATGGACGCCATGGCCGACCCGCTCGTGGCCTGCGATGGGGGCGAGTACGTCCTCTACCTGAACCCCGCCGCCGAGCGCCTGCTTGGCTGGACGCTGCCGGAGCTGGTGGGGCAGCCCTTCTCCCTTCTCCTCCCCTCACGGTTGTGCTCCTTCGATGGGCAGACCTTCCTGCGCTACCTGCTGGGCCGGCGGCGCGCGCTGAGTGGACGTCCCGTCCGGACGTCCCTGCTGCGCCGGGGCGGGCCGGAGATGGAGCTGGAGGTGACGGTGGGCAGCTCCGGAGAAGTCGGTGGGGAGCGCATCTCGCTGGTGCTGCGGCGTCCGCCCGAGTTCCCCGACTACACCCAGGAGCCGATGGAGCGGCTGTCCTCCGCGGTGCACACGCGCACGGTGAGCCCCATCTCCGCCGGGGAGCGCGCCTACCAGCTCGTCTTCGAGAACGCTCCGCTGGGGCTCCTGCACTTCGACACCACGCCCACCCTCCTCGCGTGCAACGACTACTTCGTGCGCATCCTGGGCTCGTCCAAGCGGATGCTCATCGGGCTGAACCTGCTCAGCCTCCAGAGCGAGTCGATCATGGGCTGTGTGCGCGACGTGCTCGACGGGCGACACGCGTACTTCGAGGGGGACTATCGCGCCGTCACCTCGGGCAAGGTCACCCCGGTGCGCGCCCGCTTCGCCCCCTGCTTCAACGAGAAGGGAGAGGTGGAGGGCGGCGTGGGCATCATCGAGGACATCACCGCGCAGCGGAGCGCGGAGGCCGAGCGGGGCCGCCTCCTGCGCGAGGCCCAGGAGGCCATCCGGGTACGCGACGACTTCCTCACCATCGCCTCGCACGAGCTGAAGACGCCCCTCACGCCGCTGTCGCTGCGGCTGGCCAGCCTGGAGCGGCGACTGGAGCGCAAGGAGCCGGTGGACCCCACGCTGCTGCGCCACGCCCGTCAGCACCTGGTGCGGCTGGCGGCGCTCATCAATGACCTGCTGGATGCCTCGCGCATCGAGGCCGGCCGGCTCGCACTGCACTTCGAGCCCATGCGGCTGGACAACATCGTGGAGCACGTGCTGACCGGCATGGACGCCGAGCGGGGCCAGCACCGCATCGACTACGCGCACCCGGCCGAGCCGGTGCGCATCCGGGGAGATCCCTATCGGCTCGAGCAGGTCATCGCCAACCTGCTGGAGAACGCGCTCAAGTACAGCCCCGGGGACAGCACCGTGCGTGTGACGTTGGACATGCGCGGCGACTTCGCGCTGCTCTCCGTGGCGGACGAGGGCATCGGGATACCTCGGGACCAGCAGGAGCTGCTCTTCGAGCGCTACTTCCGCGCCCGCAACGTCTCCGTCACGTCCTACGGCGGACTGGGACTGGGCCTCTACATCAGCCGCGACATCGTGGAGCGTCACGGGGGCCGCATATGGGTGGAGAGCGAGCTCGGCCGGGGTTCCACCTTCTACGTGGCCCTCCCCCTGCTGTCCGAGGCCAACCCCACGCCACCCGAGCCCACGCACCCCACCACCGGCTCGCCCCAGCAGGTGCACTGA